In bacterium, the genomic window GGCGCTCCGCCTCCAGGCTCGCGGGCAGGCCGAGGTCGTGCTCCAGTTCGTCCATCGGGCGTCCTTGACGGGTCGGGGGGGGTGAACGGGGGCGAGGGTTTCAGTGTACCTCAACACCGTTGACGTGGCAATAAAGGGATGGGTATTTTCAATAAATCCGCCCCGGCGGGCGCCGGTGGACGCGCCGCGGCCGCCGTGCTAATATCGCCCAAAATGGCAACGAGGAGGCGCGTGGAGCTCTTCACCCTGGGCGTCGAGGAGGAGTTCGGGCTGGTGGACCCGGCCACGGGCCGGCTCACGCCCCGCATCGCCGAGACCCTCTCCACGCTCTCGGAGGCCGAGCGGGTCGAAATCAAGCCCGACGTCCACCAGGCGACGCTGGAGATCGCCACCCCGGTGTGCCTGGACCTGGAGGAGGTGCGGGCGGAGCTCCGGCGCCTGCGTCACCTGGCGCGGCGGGCGGCGAACCGGGCCGGCGTGGAGCTCCTCCCCGTGGGGGCCCACCCGAACTGCCGCTGGCGCGAGCAGCCCGTGGTGGACTACCCCCGCTACCACCGCCTGGCGGAGTACCAGGGCGACAAGTGGCTCAAGTGCCTCTTCTGGGGCCTCCACGTCCACCTGGGGGTGCCCGAAGAAGAGGAGCGCATCACCATCGCCAACGGCCTTCGCCCGTACCTGCCGCTCTTCATCGCCTGCGCCGCCAACTCGCCCTTCTGGGAGGGGGAGCGTCATCCGGCCGCCGACGCGCGCCTGGACATCTACTCCCGCCTGGAGACCGTGGGCGCGCCGCCTTTATTGAAGAGCTTCGCCGACGTGGACGCCGCGATTCTGGCCCTCGCCTCCCAGGGCGCCACCGTGGAGAAGGACCTGTACTGGGACATCCGCCCCCGCCGGATGCTCCCCACCGTGGAGGTGCGCGTCTGCGACATGCAGACCACGGTGGAGGACTCGACGGCCCTCGTCGGGCTAATCGTCCTGGCCGCGCTGGCGGTGCGCTGGGGCGACGGGCGTCTGTCCGCCGCCGAGGATGAGATTTCTCCGAACCGAGCCGCCGCCATCGCGGGGGGCCTCGACGCCCACATCAGCCTCGGCGGTGAAATATCCACCGTCGCCGAGGCCGTCCTGGGTTTCCTCGACCGCTCCCGGGACCTGGCCGCCTCCGCCGGGCTGGCCGACGTCCACGCCCTGGTCGCGGACCGGGTGTCGCGGCGCTTTTGGCCGGGTGAGCGCCTGTTGGACCTCCACGAAAAGTTCTCCGGCGAGGAGCAGAAAATCGTCGCCGGGCTCGTCTCCCTTTTATAAAAAAAATGGAATCCCGCCGCCACCCCTTCTGGATCTTTTTCACCGGCACCCTGCGCGAGGCCGGGCGCATCGCCCTCGACGCCATCCGCTCCAACAAGCTGCGCAGCTTTTTGACCGTCCTGGGAATCGTCATCGGGGTCACGGTCATCATCACCCTGGTGAGCCTCATCGAGGGGCTGTCGAACAGCGTGGCGGAGCACATAGGCTCGCTGGGCTCGAACTACATCTACGTGAGCACCATGCCCGCCATCCAGACGGGACGGCCCGACCCCGAGATCATGTTCCGCCCGGACCTCAGCCTGGACGACGCACAGGCCATCGCGGAGTTCTGCCCCGACGTGGAGGCGGTCACGCCGATGTACTTCACCGCGGCCCGCGTCACCCACGGCGGCTCCTCCACCGACACGGTCATGGTCAGCGGGGGCAACGAGGATTTCTGCCTGGTCAACGCGCTGGACATGGAGATCGGTCGGGACCTGACCCGCGCCGACGTGCGGGCGCGGCGGCGGGTGACCGTCATCGGCGCCGACATTGCCGAGGCGCTCTTCGGCTCCCGCGACCCCGTGGGCCGCGAGGTCCGCATCGGGCGCCACAGGTTCACCGTGATCGGGGTGCTCGAGCGGCGGGGAGATTTTCTGGGCCAGAGCCAGGACACCTACGTCATCGTCCCCCACACGCTCTTCGGGACCATCTTCGAGCCGACCCGGATGGGCCGGAGCAAGCTGTTCATCATCGCGACCAGCACGTCGCCCGCCACGGTCCTGCGGGCCGCCGACGAGATTGAGAGCCTCCTGCGCCGCCGCCGCGGCGTCGGGCCCGCCGAGGACAACAACTTCGAAGTCTCCACCCAGGGCGGCCTTCTCGATGTCTTCAAGGAGATGGAGACCGTCCTCTACGCCGTCCTGATCGGCGTGGCTTCCATGTCGCTTCTCGTCGGCGGCATCGGCATCATGAACATCATGCTCGTCGCCGTAACCGAGCGCACGCGGGAGGTGGGCGTGCGCAAGGCCATCGGCGCCCGCCGCCGCGACATCACCGCCCAGTTCGTCACCGAGTCCGTGGTGCTGACCCTCTTCGGCGGGGTGGTCGGCGTGGGCCTGGGGTGGGGGATGGCGGCTATTCTGTCCGCGATACTCGAGCTACCAAACGCCATCACCTGGTGGTCCATCCTATTGGGCCTCTCCTTCAGCGTCATCGTCGGCCTCTTCTTCGGCACATATCCCGCCATCAAAGCCTCCCGCCTGGACCCCATAGACGCCCTGCGGTACGAGTAGACGAGTGGATAACGAAAGAAGGCGGGGTCGAATCCCCGCCTAATTATTCTCCGGGTGTGTCGGCAAATTTAGTCTGCCCCCCTAGTACAAATGAATATCCGCATGAACCGGTCCTTG contains:
- a CDS encoding YbdK family carboxylate-amine ligase, coding for MELFTLGVEEEFGLVDPATGRLTPRIAETLSTLSEAERVEIKPDVHQATLEIATPVCLDLEEVRAELRRLRHLARRAANRAGVELLPVGAHPNCRWREQPVVDYPRYHRLAEYQGDKWLKCLFWGLHVHLGVPEEEERITIANGLRPYLPLFIACAANSPFWEGERHPAADARLDIYSRLETVGAPPLLKSFADVDAAILALASQGATVEKDLYWDIRPRRMLPTVEVRVCDMQTTVEDSTALVGLIVLAALAVRWGDGRLSAAEDEISPNRAAAIAGGLDAHISLGGEISTVAEAVLGFLDRSRDLAASAGLADVHALVADRVSRRFWPGERLLDLHEKFSGEEQKIVAGLVSLL
- a CDS encoding ABC transporter permease, with protein sequence MESRRHPFWIFFTGTLREAGRIALDAIRSNKLRSFLTVLGIVIGVTVIITLVSLIEGLSNSVAEHIGSLGSNYIYVSTMPAIQTGRPDPEIMFRPDLSLDDAQAIAEFCPDVEAVTPMYFTAARVTHGGSSTDTVMVSGGNEDFCLVNALDMEIGRDLTRADVRARRRVTVIGADIAEALFGSRDPVGREVRIGRHRFTVIGVLERRGDFLGQSQDTYVIVPHTLFGTIFEPTRMGRSKLFIIATSTSPATVLRAADEIESLLRRRRGVGPAEDNNFEVSTQGGLLDVFKEMETVLYAVLIGVASMSLLVGGIGIMNIMLVAVTERTREVGVRKAIGARRRDITAQFVTESVVLTLFGGVVGVGLGWGMAAILSAILELPNAITWWSILLGLSFSVIVGLFFGTYPAIKASRLDPIDALRYE